One Ammoniphilus sp. CFH 90114 genomic window carries:
- a CDS encoding MarR family transcriptional regulator codes for MDRLQEIGKLLVKGNNDFFALMTMELSKYGITLPQAVVLGTIKDKPMTIGEISKTIDLSYSTVSGIVDRLERNGLVIRKRDHQDRRVVWVSLTDQMECLEKKCPIFNEGFFLNFLVGDLREVDSKQLDSLYDSLQLVNQLLEKKLKSIQEKRGSEVV; via the coding sequence ATGGATCGTCTACAGGAGATAGGGAAACTTCTCGTAAAGGGAAATAACGACTTTTTCGCTCTAATGACCATGGAGTTATCGAAGTATGGAATCACGCTTCCCCAGGCTGTGGTCCTTGGTACCATTAAGGACAAACCTATGACCATTGGAGAAATTAGTAAGACCATAGATCTATCCTATAGTACAGTATCAGGAATAGTAGATCGGTTAGAACGTAATGGACTTGTGATCCGTAAACGTGATCACCAGGACCGCCGCGTCGTATGGGTCTCCTTAACAGATCAAATGGAATGTTTAGAGAAGAAATGCCCTATATTTAATGAAGGTTTTTTTCTGAATTTTTTAGTAGGAGATTTGAGAGAAGTAGATTCCAAGCAGTTGGATTCTTTGTATGATTCGCTTCAATTGGTCAATCAACTCCTAGAAAAAAAACTCAAGAGTATTCAAGAAAAGAGAGGGAGTGAAGTGGTGTGA
- a CDS encoding efflux RND transporter permease subunit, translating to MNLSEFSIRRPVTVWMILIAMIIFGLISIPKMAVDLYPELNVPVAVVVTSVDGGTPAEVEKLVTKPIEEALGSVEGVDQISSNSVEGASQVIVQFKWGKDLDQATLDMRDKVDQVRGMLPDSAKAPLILKLDPNSQPIIIVALNGDKDLTELKGYADDVIKPRLERVGGVASLSVTGGRDRVVDVQLDPAKLQTYGITLDQVRMALSATNLSGASGSVRQGDSKLNIRVQGEFAQIADFGLTPIPVAGGSILLKDIATIEDTYKQMTQKGYFNGEPTLGLMVTKASGGNTVSIAKDVIEEIENLKANLPSGMNLTVVMDNSKYISDSIFTVAEHALLGGGFAVLILYLFLNSVRSTLVVSIVLPISVIATFSLMYFTGQTINLISLSGLLLGLGSLVDFAVVILENIFRQRQQGKSMLQAAKEGSKQVGNAVMASALAQIVVFLPIIFVEGLAAELFGPLALTVIFSHIAALVVSIMLVPMLSSRMLKKIPDEHVYRSGTYRGINIAVWFNIGFEKLVDIYSKLLRWSLSHRKSVLSLTIAMFIGAGALVPMVGMEFIPKMDQGMLTITAKLPPGTLIDETEKVSKQIEKVVMDVPEFDMLFSSVGGGASGPIGGAASSNKLEMYMFLVDLAQRERSSEEVVNELRGNLSSIAGVEIVVKEMSGMDTGAPIQVSLRGDDLAVLEDISQIIAGEIREVQGAVNVETSLDAKQQEFQVRVDPQLASLYGLNTSQILGVVRTAFDGQKATTYRTGEDEIDVRIKLPAEYTEDIGYLERLRITTPGGANIPLTSVATLIKEDVPQTIKRANQTKEVQISGDIFGRDLGSIMRDVQAKIDQIQLPEGYFVQVGGQSEDMAESFTSLGLAMLLSIVLVYMVMAAQFESLLSPFIIMFSIPPTFIGVVAGLLIMDTPLSVMALIGYILLIGIVVNNAIVLIDFVDQLRGEGVERNEAILKAGPIRLRPILMTTLSTILAILPLAFGGGSGNEGQAPMAIVVAFGLSFSTVITLILIPVVYTLFDDMKQKLKNRKTKKTSPEPSVQA from the coding sequence GTGAATTTATCTGAGTTCTCCATCCGTCGTCCAGTCACGGTTTGGATGATCCTCATCGCTATGATTATTTTTGGATTAATCTCCATTCCTAAGATGGCGGTTGATCTCTACCCGGAACTTAATGTACCGGTAGCAGTAGTCGTGACGAGCGTTGACGGAGGTACACCTGCCGAAGTAGAAAAACTGGTGACGAAACCAATAGAAGAAGCGTTAGGTTCCGTGGAGGGAGTCGATCAGATTTCTTCTAATTCGGTTGAGGGTGCCTCACAAGTTATTGTTCAATTTAAGTGGGGGAAAGATTTAGATCAAGCTACCTTAGATATGAGGGATAAAGTGGATCAAGTACGGGGAATGCTACCCGACTCTGCGAAAGCTCCATTGATCCTAAAGCTCGATCCCAATAGCCAACCTATTATCATTGTTGCCTTGAATGGGGACAAGGATTTAACAGAGTTAAAAGGCTATGCTGATGATGTCATTAAGCCTCGATTAGAAAGGGTAGGAGGAGTGGCATCTCTTTCTGTGACAGGGGGAAGAGATCGAGTGGTGGATGTGCAACTTGATCCTGCCAAGTTACAAACCTACGGTATTACGCTTGATCAGGTACGAATGGCCTTATCTGCAACCAATCTTTCCGGAGCCTCTGGTTCAGTAAGGCAAGGGGACAGTAAACTTAATATTCGAGTTCAGGGAGAATTTGCGCAGATTGCTGACTTTGGACTTACTCCCATCCCTGTTGCTGGTGGAAGCATCTTATTAAAGGACATTGCAACGATCGAAGATACATACAAGCAAATGACACAAAAGGGTTACTTTAATGGTGAACCCACTCTTGGTTTAATGGTAACTAAGGCGTCAGGAGGTAATACGGTATCCATAGCCAAGGATGTCATTGAGGAGATAGAAAACCTGAAGGCCAATCTACCATCAGGTATGAACCTTACGGTCGTAATGGATAACTCCAAGTATATCAGCGACTCTATTTTTACTGTGGCGGAGCATGCGTTATTAGGGGGCGGTTTTGCCGTTCTCATTCTATATCTGTTCCTAAATAGTGTTCGATCTACACTTGTTGTATCCATTGTCTTACCTATTTCTGTTATTGCTACATTCTCTCTCATGTATTTTACAGGACAGACCATTAACTTAATCTCCTTGAGTGGTTTGTTACTAGGTTTGGGTTCCTTAGTAGACTTTGCCGTTGTCATTCTTGAAAATATATTTAGGCAACGTCAACAAGGAAAGAGTATGCTGCAAGCAGCAAAAGAGGGGTCTAAGCAGGTAGGGAATGCGGTTATGGCCTCTGCATTAGCTCAGATTGTAGTATTCCTTCCTATCATTTTTGTAGAAGGCTTAGCAGCAGAGCTATTTGGTCCGCTTGCGTTAACCGTTATTTTCTCCCACATAGCAGCTCTTGTTGTTTCTATTATGCTTGTTCCTATGCTGAGTTCTCGTATGTTAAAGAAAATACCGGATGAGCACGTCTATCGAAGTGGTACATATCGTGGCATAAACATAGCGGTCTGGTTTAATATCGGATTTGAAAAGTTAGTGGATATTTATTCTAAACTACTTCGTTGGTCTTTAAGCCACCGCAAATCTGTACTATCCCTAACGATTGCGATGTTTATTGGTGCAGGGGCATTGGTTCCTATGGTTGGGATGGAATTTATTCCAAAGATGGACCAAGGAATGCTCACGATAACGGCAAAATTACCTCCAGGTACGCTTATAGACGAGACCGAAAAGGTATCAAAGCAAATCGAAAAAGTCGTAATGGATGTACCAGAATTTGATATGTTATTCAGCTCAGTCGGTGGCGGAGCTTCAGGTCCCATTGGCGGTGCGGCTTCAAGTAATAAACTTGAAATGTATATGTTCCTCGTAGATTTAGCACAGAGAGAGCGCTCTTCAGAAGAAGTAGTCAACGAGCTTAGAGGAAACCTGAGTTCCATTGCTGGGGTAGAAATCGTAGTTAAAGAAATGTCTGGAATGGACACGGGTGCACCAATCCAAGTCAGTCTTCGTGGTGATGATTTGGCCGTGTTGGAAGACATAAGCCAAATTATTGCGGGTGAAATCAGAGAGGTTCAAGGTGCTGTCAATGTAGAAACCTCTCTGGATGCTAAACAACAGGAATTCCAGGTTCGTGTTGATCCACAGCTAGCGAGCTTGTACGGATTGAATACTTCACAAATTCTGGGTGTGGTACGCACAGCCTTCGATGGGCAAAAAGCGACAACCTATCGCACAGGGGAAGACGAAATCGACGTAAGAATTAAGCTTCCAGCCGAATACACAGAAGATATTGGTTACTTAGAGCGCCTTCGCATTACCACCCCAGGAGGGGCGAATATACCTTTGACTTCGGTAGCTACGCTGATTAAAGAAGATGTTCCACAAACGATTAAGCGTGCGAATCAGACAAAAGAGGTACAGATTTCCGGTGATATTTTTGGTCGTGACTTGGGCTCCATTATGAGGGACGTGCAGGCAAAGATAGACCAAATTCAACTTCCTGAAGGTTACTTTGTTCAAGTTGGAGGGCAGAGTGAGGATATGGCAGAATCCTTCACTAGCTTGGGCTTAGCGATGCTTCTTTCCATTGTCCTCGTTTATATGGTCATGGCTGCTCAGTTTGAGTCTCTTTTAAGCCCATTTATCATCATGTTCTCGATTCCTCCTACCTTTATTGGGGTCGTAGCGGGTCTTCTTATCATGGATACCCCTCTTAGTGTCATGGCGTTAATCGGTTATATCTTACTCATTGGTATCGTTGTGAACAACGCAATCGTGTTAATTGATTTCGTAGATCAATTAAGAGGAGAAGGAGTAGAGCGAAACG